TGCCGAAGTTCAGCGAGTCGGACTCAAGTGAGGGCACCGAGACAAAACCGGGCGGCGGCGCCAGCGGGCTATACGTTGCGGAGGTATTCCCCGTGGCACCGGGAACGCGTCGCGCCTCTGGGTTGCGGACATCCACATATGCCAGCTCGGCCAGGAAGTTGGCCTGCGGAGCCAGGAAGGTGCGGCCCAGGTTGATGAATGTGTTGATGTTCGTCTGCAACACGTCAGCCGTGGTCGCCGTCGGGATAGGCTTGGCGCTCGCCGGGCCAAGCCTCGTGTTTACCAGAGCCGGCGCGTCCTTACGGTAGGAGATCTCGCCACCGAGCGTCGCAATGCCAAAACTGGTGCTGAATGTGGCGCCCAGCATCTTGATGTCTTCGAAGTAGCGATGGTTGAAGCCAAAGCCGCTGCCATCCGAGACCACCGAGTCGACATCCACCATCGGAGCTCGATCGTGGTAGTTGAGGTAGATCAGGCCCACCTCGGTCTCGTCCGTTACGCGGTACTTTGCGCCGACACCCCACTGCCCCGTGTTCCCCGGTTTCTCGTCAGCCCTTCGCAGAGCGCTGCAGGTCGGCCCAGGGGTGAGGCAGATGGAACCCGGCCCAACAACGTCGGACGTACTCATGAACGAACCGGGGGCATTTACAAGCGTCTTATGCCAACCGTACTGCACATGCGCCATTAGCGATAACTTGTCATTGACCTCGTACAAGGCCGAGATCTGGTCTTCCGGCAGCAGTTGGTCCTTCACCTCGGTGCCCGGAATGCCCGCCTTGGTGCCGTCCGCAGGGCCCTGCGCACCCGAGATGCCGGGGATGAACAGGGTCTCACCCCAGGAGACGACATGCTTGCCGAGACGGACCGTCGCGCGCCCCTCCTGACCGACATCGAACGAGGTGTAGCCGTAAGCGTCGAGCAGACGGCTGTAGCCGCCGTGGTAACGCTTGGCGCCGCTGGTGAAACGATTAGC
This genomic stretch from Thauera sp. GDN1 harbors:
- a CDS encoding DUF1302 family protein; this translates as MKLHKKMKAIALAVIGMGIAAPAMAFDAVEFDNGAVLESRITTTYTLSTRLEERDPVLSSNLTNSSGNDGDNNFDKGALTSNRVSLLLDTHFKKGSSGFILSASTFYDDVYHSSNDNDGTSFPNKIGGPANRFTSGAKRYHGGYSRLLDAYGYTSFDVGQEGRATVRLGKHVVSWGETLFIPGISGAQGPADGTKAGIPGTEVKDQLLPEDQISALYEVNDKLSLMAHVQYGWHKTLVNAPGSFMSTSDVVGPGSICLTPGPTCSALRRADEKPGNTGQWGVGAKYRVTDETEVGLIYLNYHDRAPMVDVDSVVSDGSGFGFNHRYFEDIKMLGATFSTSFGIATLGGEISYRKDAPALVNTRLGPASAKPIPTATTADVLQTNINTFINLGRTFLAPQANFLAELAYVDVRNPEARRVPGATGNTSATYSPLAPPPGFVSVPSLESDSLNFGSYGLAFASTLSLTYPGIIENWELGVPISYSRQLKGRTLQGNLGMGEGDHRLSVGATMTYRRNLQVGLTYLGYFGDASLDPVKNRQLTDRDQLSLVVKYTF